One Natrinema salaciae genomic window carries:
- a CDS encoding sigma factor-like helix-turn-helix DNA-binding protein → MSSEQMTLVDFGPDLSALTEAEREAYVSCRENGIGVREFARRTDRRPGTIGNLLARAEEKLEEGSP, encoded by the coding sequence ATGTCGAGTGAGCAAATGACGCTGGTCGACTTCGGGCCGGACCTCTCCGCGCTCACTGAGGCCGAACGCGAGGCCTACGTCAGCTGTCGAGAGAACGGCATCGGCGTTCGCGAGTTCGCCCGTCGAACTGACCGCCGGCCGGGGACGATCGGCAATCTGCTCGCTCGAGCCGAGGAGAAACTCGAGGAGGGATCGCCGTGA